In Symmachiella dynata, the following are encoded in one genomic region:
- a CDS encoding SRPBCC family protein codes for MPVFDFNFQVQAPLIAVRQFHSDTRALKRLTPPPTIVQLHKIEPLAEGSVSKFTLWVGPLPLRWKAVHYDVSEHGFTDVQEEGPAAQWRHTHSFTRVTDDVTAINEHIEYEHRSGFWGIVTRILFARPNLYLMFAYRKFATRWYLRRQLRD; via the coding sequence ATGCCAGTGTTCGATTTTAATTTCCAGGTCCAGGCACCGCTGATAGCCGTGCGGCAATTTCATTCCGATACCCGGGCGCTTAAGCGTCTGACTCCTCCCCCCACGATTGTTCAACTACACAAAATCGAACCGTTGGCGGAAGGATCGGTTTCAAAATTTACGCTCTGGGTGGGGCCGCTCCCTCTGCGCTGGAAGGCTGTGCACTATGACGTTTCGGAGCACGGTTTTACAGACGTACAGGAGGAAGGGCCCGCTGCGCAATGGCGTCATACGCACTCCTTCACGCGTGTGACAGATGACGTCACGGCAATCAATGAGCACATCGAATACGAGCATCGATCGGGATTTTGGGGAATCGTCACGCGGATTTTGTTCGCTCGTCCGAATCTGTATTTGATGTTTGCCTATCGAAAATTCGCCACGCGTTGGTATCTGCGACGGCAACTCCGCGACTGA